In Nakamurella antarctica, the following are encoded in one genomic region:
- the frr gene encoding ribosome recycling factor, whose product MIDETLFDAEEKMEKAIDSAKNDMATLRTGRANPNIFSRIQVDYYGAPTPLQQMATITIPEARMAVIKPYDMTQLQSIEKAIRDSDLGVNPGNDGNVLRIVFPQLTEERRRELGKTARAKGEDAKVSVRNIRRKAKDYIDKMVKDKDSEVSEDDGARAEKELQTVTDRHIAIIDELVKHKEAELLEV is encoded by the coding sequence ATGATCGACGAAACCCTCTTCGACGCCGAAGAGAAGATGGAAAAAGCCATTGACTCCGCCAAGAACGATATGGCGACCTTGCGCACCGGCAGGGCGAATCCCAATATCTTCTCGCGCATCCAGGTCGACTACTACGGTGCTCCGACCCCACTGCAGCAAATGGCGACCATCACTATCCCCGAAGCGCGGATGGCCGTCATTAAGCCATACGATATGACCCAGTTGCAGTCCATCGAAAAGGCAATTCGGGACTCCGATCTCGGTGTGAACCCGGGTAATGATGGCAACGTCTTGCGCATCGTTTTTCCGCAGCTCACCGAAGAGCGGCGACGCGAGCTGGGCAAAACGGCCCGAGCAAAGGGTGAAGACGCGAAGGTCTCGGTTCGCAACATCCGCCGTAAGGCAAAAGACTACATCGACAAGATGGTCAAGGACAAAGATTCCGAAGTGTCCGAAGATGACGGAGCCCGCGCAGAGAAGGAACTGCAGACCGTCACAGACCGTCATATCGCGATTATTGATGAGCTCGTTAAGCACAAAGAAGCCGAACTGCTTGAAGTCTGA
- a CDS encoding phosphatidate cytidylyltransferase produces MAQKSPRQPDSSPAVPSKAGRNLPVAFGVALLFAAVIIPAVLLWRWTFVAIIIAAVAASVWELRATLASAVNITISWEPIVLGGAATLVLTWFFSYPAQIVGISLTVLACMIWRLPGGQQGYLRDLSASVFVVVYVVFFATFAVLMAAPHDGSYRILTFLILVVSSDTGGYAAGVLFGKHPMAPSISPKKSWEGFAGSVVTTMAAGAICLWLMLETDWWRGLIIGAVIALIASVGDLIESLIKRDIGVKDMGTLLPGHGGVMDRMDSLLPSAVAAWMLLTLLVPVI; encoded by the coding sequence ATGGCGCAGAAATCACCTAGACAGCCCGACAGTTCGCCTGCTGTCCCGTCAAAGGCAGGACGAAATCTGCCCGTCGCCTTCGGTGTTGCATTGCTCTTCGCCGCGGTCATCATCCCCGCAGTGTTGCTGTGGCGCTGGACTTTCGTGGCCATCATTATCGCTGCGGTGGCGGCCTCCGTCTGGGAGCTACGCGCCACCTTGGCATCGGCGGTCAACATCACTATCAGCTGGGAGCCGATTGTCCTCGGGGGCGCCGCAACTCTGGTCCTAACCTGGTTCTTCAGCTACCCAGCGCAAATTGTTGGAATCAGCTTGACGGTTCTTGCTTGCATGATCTGGCGGCTGCCGGGCGGTCAGCAGGGCTATCTGCGTGACCTATCCGCGTCGGTGTTCGTCGTGGTGTACGTGGTGTTCTTCGCTACCTTCGCGGTGTTGATGGCGGCGCCGCATGACGGGTCTTATCGGATCCTGACATTCCTCATCTTGGTTGTCTCTTCGGATACGGGCGGGTACGCGGCGGGCGTCCTCTTCGGCAAACACCCGATGGCTCCCAGCATTTCCCCGAAGAAAAGCTGGGAAGGCTTCGCCGGTTCGGTGGTGACCACCATGGCGGCGGGCGCTATTTGCCTCTGGTTGATGTTGGAAACCGATTGGTGGCGCGGACTTATCATCGGAGCCGTCATAGCTCTCATTGCCAGCGTGGGCGACCTTATCGAGTCTTTGATCAAAAGGGATATTGGGGTCAAAGATATGGGAACCCTGCTGCCTGGTCACGGTGGCGTTATGGATCGGATGGACTCCCTGTTGCCGTCGGCAGTGGCCGCGTGGATGCTCCTCACCCTGCTCGTCCCGGTGATTTAG
- a CDS encoding alpha/beta hydrolase: MSIDIRANTMLPARREAFTLTTADGVDLVAELALPLERDPVAAVICLHPLPTHGGMMDSHIFRKAAFRLPALADFAVLRFNTRGTVSEAGRSQGTFDGGDAERLDVQAAVDFATLRGLPDRWLLGWSFGTELALRYGAGLDVTGAILLSPPLHRATDSDLDTWAKSGKPLHALVPELDDYLQPDEARIRFARVPQARVTGFPGTKHLWVGKSEVALDAIVATIRPSSAPLPQTWMGEHHLATVKIVSS, encoded by the coding sequence ATGAGTATCGACATACGAGCCAACACCATGCTCCCTGCCCGCAGGGAAGCCTTCACCCTAACTACTGCTGACGGGGTGGACCTCGTAGCCGAGCTGGCCCTCCCGCTCGAACGCGATCCGGTCGCCGCCGTGATTTGTCTGCATCCACTGCCGACCCACGGCGGCATGATGGACTCCCACATCTTTCGCAAGGCAGCCTTCAGGCTTCCGGCGCTGGCGGACTTTGCCGTGTTGAGGTTCAACACCCGGGGTACCGTCAGCGAGGCTGGCCGGAGTCAGGGAACCTTCGATGGCGGTGACGCCGAGCGCTTAGACGTTCAGGCAGCGGTGGACTTCGCGACGCTGCGCGGCCTGCCCGACCGCTGGCTCCTGGGCTGGAGTTTCGGGACCGAGCTGGCATTGCGGTACGGAGCTGGTCTGGATGTGACCGGCGCCATCCTGCTGTCGCCGCCGTTGCACCGGGCAACCGATAGCGACCTCGACACGTGGGCAAAGAGCGGAAAACCACTTCACGCTCTGGTGCCCGAGTTGGACGACTACCTGCAGCCTGACGAGGCAAGGATCCGCTTCGCCCGAGTGCCGCAGGCCCGGGTGACGGGCTTTCCGGGTACGAAACATCTCTGGGTGGGTAAGTCCGAAGTGGCCCTCGACGCCATCGTGGCAACTATTCGCCCGTCATCGGCGCCGTTGCCGCAAACGTGGATGGGGGAGCACCACCTCGCAACTGTGAAGATCGTGAGCAGCTAA
- a CDS encoding ABC transporter ATP-binding protein: MTALPAYPGNYVDPSVEGNALAIRGLQKKFGEKVAVDSVNLDVPAGSFFGLVGPNGAGKTTLLSMVTGLLRPDAGRAYLDGVDVWRDPAEAKGRMGVLPDGLKLFERLSGRELLTYLGRFRQIPAEVVTARVDELLEVMDLAEAENKLVADYSTGMRKKITLAAALLHSPKVLLLDEPLEAVDPVSARVIRTVLKRFTRGGGTVILSSHVMALVEELCSDVAVMAAGRIVAVGSVQEVRGAAASLDDAFIDLIGTDHRGEGGLEWLQSSSV; the protein is encoded by the coding sequence ATGACAGCTCTTCCCGCATACCCAGGAAATTACGTGGATCCCAGCGTCGAAGGCAACGCGTTGGCGATCCGCGGATTACAGAAGAAGTTTGGCGAAAAAGTCGCCGTCGACTCCGTTAACCTCGATGTACCGGCTGGCTCGTTCTTTGGTCTTGTCGGACCCAATGGCGCTGGTAAGACAACACTGCTGTCGATGGTGACCGGTCTTTTGCGGCCGGATGCTGGTCGGGCGTACCTCGACGGAGTCGACGTCTGGCGCGACCCGGCGGAAGCTAAAGGGCGAATGGGGGTGTTGCCCGACGGACTGAAACTATTCGAAAGGCTCTCCGGCCGGGAGCTTCTGACCTATCTGGGCCGGTTTCGGCAGATCCCCGCCGAAGTGGTGACGGCGCGGGTGGACGAGCTGCTCGAAGTCATGGATCTCGCTGAGGCGGAGAACAAGCTGGTAGCGGACTACTCAACAGGCATGCGCAAGAAAATAACCTTGGCTGCTGCGCTCCTGCACTCGCCCAAGGTCTTGTTGCTCGACGAGCCGCTAGAGGCTGTTGATCCCGTATCTGCTCGAGTCATTCGCACTGTGCTTAAACGATTCACCCGCGGCGGCGGGACAGTGATCCTATCCAGCCATGTCATGGCGCTGGTCGAGGAGTTGTGTAGTGATGTGGCGGTGATGGCTGCCGGCCGCATTGTTGCCGTCGGCTCGGTGCAAGAAGTTCGAGGCGCGGCCGCGAGCTTGGACGATGCGTTTATCGACCTCATCGGGACAGACCACCGCGGCGAAGGGGGTCTGGAATGGTTGCAGTCTTCTTCAGTCTGA
- the mce gene encoding methylmalonyl-CoA epimerase: MTLHLPPGLAVTMVDHVGIAVPNLDAAIDFHVGTLGGVLVHREINEEQGVEEAMISFGASGGTQIQLLAALTPESAIAKFISRSGPGLQQLALRVPNIDDAMATIRASGLRLLYEQARRGTANSRINFVHPKDTGGVLLELVEPASTL, translated from the coding sequence ATGACGCTCCACTTACCGCCTGGCCTTGCGGTCACCATGGTTGACCACGTCGGAATAGCCGTACCCAACTTGGACGCGGCGATCGATTTCCATGTGGGGACTCTGGGCGGCGTACTTGTCCACCGGGAAATAAACGAAGAGCAGGGCGTCGAAGAAGCCATGATCTCCTTCGGCGCCTCTGGCGGGACCCAGATCCAGCTTCTTGCCGCGTTGACACCGGAGTCGGCGATCGCCAAATTTATTTCACGCAGCGGTCCAGGTCTGCAGCAACTCGCGCTCCGGGTGCCCAATATTGACGATGCTATGGCAACCATTCGGGCCAGTGGACTACGGCTGCTTTACGAGCAGGCGCGCCGCGGCACCGCCAACTCTCGCATCAACTTTGTGCACCCCAAGGACACCGGTGGCGTGCTGCTTGAGCTGGTCGAGCCCGCGAGCACGCTCTAA
- a CDS encoding acetyl-CoA C-acetyltransferase: protein MGSTVIVAGARTPFGKMSGSLGTVRSTDLGGAAIAGALRRAGVPASSVEYVIMGQVLSAGVGQIPARQAAFAGGISLDVPALTINKVCLSGLDAIALADQLIRAGEFTTVVAGGMESMTLAPHLLPHSRAGFKYGNVTMTDHMAYDGLWDIFTNQAMGALTEAANTEDRGVISRPEQDAFAARSHQRAARAVAAGIFASEIEPVEVPGRRGPVTVAADEGIRAETTVEVLAGLRPAFRADGTITAGSSSPISDGAAAVVVMDKDLAERRGLAWIAEIGAHGVVAGPDSTLQMQPANAIRRACEKQGIDPSALDLIEINEAFAAVGIVSARALGVSEDIVNVNGGAIALGHPIGASGARLVLHLALELGRRGGGIGAAALCGGGGQGDALIVSVPRR from the coding sequence ATGGGATCAACGGTGATTGTTGCGGGTGCTCGTACGCCATTTGGCAAAATGTCCGGGTCGTTGGGCACTGTCAGGTCAACAGATCTGGGGGGAGCTGCAATCGCGGGAGCGCTGCGACGTGCTGGCGTTCCGGCATCATCTGTGGAGTACGTCATCATGGGCCAAGTGCTCAGCGCCGGCGTCGGCCAGATCCCCGCGAGGCAGGCTGCCTTCGCGGGTGGAATCAGCCTGGACGTCCCTGCGCTGACCATTAACAAGGTCTGCCTATCCGGGTTGGACGCCATCGCGCTGGCGGATCAGCTAATTCGGGCCGGGGAGTTCACCACGGTGGTAGCCGGTGGAATGGAATCGATGACGCTGGCGCCGCATTTGCTGCCGCACTCACGTGCGGGATTCAAATACGGCAACGTCACCATGACGGACCACATGGCCTACGACGGCCTCTGGGATATTTTCACCAACCAGGCCATGGGGGCACTCACCGAGGCTGCCAACACCGAAGATCGAGGCGTTATCAGCAGGCCCGAGCAGGATGCGTTTGCAGCACGATCACACCAGCGCGCCGCCCGTGCTGTTGCGGCCGGGATTTTTGCCTCCGAAATTGAGCCTGTTGAGGTGCCCGGTCGTCGAGGACCCGTCACGGTTGCCGCGGATGAGGGGATCCGGGCGGAAACAACAGTCGAGGTGCTTGCGGGTTTGCGGCCTGCTTTCAGAGCTGATGGAACCATCACCGCGGGATCGTCTTCGCCCATTTCGGACGGCGCGGCTGCGGTGGTGGTGATGGATAAAGATCTGGCCGAGCGCCGCGGACTGGCCTGGATTGCCGAAATTGGTGCTCACGGTGTGGTCGCCGGCCCGGACTCCACGCTGCAGATGCAGCCCGCCAATGCGATTAGGAGAGCGTGCGAGAAGCAGGGTATCGACCCGTCGGCACTGGATCTGATCGAGATCAATGAGGCCTTTGCGGCGGTGGGCATCGTCTCCGCGAGGGCGCTCGGCGTCAGCGAAGACATTGTGAACGTCAACGGGGGCGCGATCGCGCTGGGTCATCCCATCGGCGCATCTGGTGCACGGCTGGTACTGCACTTAGCGCTGGAGCTGGGACGGCGCGGCGGCGGCATCGGCGCGGCGGCGCTGTGCGGCGGCGGGGGTCAAGGGGACGCTTTGATCGTCTCCGTACCGCGGCGCTGA
- a CDS encoding MarR family winged helix-turn-helix transcriptional regulator has translation MSSDIASPDEPFDLIARASQIWRERIGPSESMEAVTNVMRVQQILQAAVDESLRPHGLTFARYEALVMLSFSSRDSLPMRIMGERLQLHPTSITNIVDRLEADGLAQRLPHPTDRRTTLVALTPSGRARLTAATSSVLLTDFGFVGLDNGELQLLSVLMTKLRKAAGDF, from the coding sequence GTGAGTTCTGACATCGCGAGCCCCGACGAACCATTCGATCTGATCGCCCGTGCCTCGCAGATCTGGCGCGAGCGCATCGGCCCGTCGGAGTCGATGGAGGCCGTCACCAACGTCATGCGCGTCCAGCAAATTTTGCAGGCGGCCGTGGATGAGTCCTTACGTCCCCACGGCCTGACGTTTGCGCGCTACGAAGCGTTGGTGATGCTTTCATTCTCCTCGCGCGACTCGCTGCCGATGCGCATTATGGGCGAACGCCTGCAGCTGCACCCCACATCGATTACGAACATCGTGGACCGGCTTGAAGCCGACGGTCTCGCCCAGCGACTCCCCCATCCGACCGACCGGCGAACTACCCTGGTGGCTCTGACACCCTCGGGGCGAGCTCGCTTGACGGCGGCGACCAGTTCGGTGCTGCTGACCGATTTTGGCTTTGTCGGCCTTGATAATGGCGAGCTGCAACTGCTTTCGGTACTGATGACAAAGCTGCGTAAGGCAGCCGGCGACTTTTAA
- a CDS encoding exonuclease domain-containing protein, with amino-acid sequence MNRPAIAAAKTERLGLFDLPSTAVMVPARTRVAAIKSSTATVISAPITVGPLAAGTVCSPPARLVFAPPPPAQLFAGTLVGFDTETTGIDTATARIVTAALVHLDPSGEQLPATRSWLLDPGVDIPAEASAIHGISTEHARTHGRPAALAIAEIIAGLRQCWAAGHPTVIFNASYDLSLLDSEARRHGLTPLTDLPEWAEAVIIDPLVIDRFVDRYRRGKRTLDAASAVYSVPTPDAHNATGDSIAAVAVARAIAHKYPLIRNAGAEALRSSQVEWQRNWAINFQSYLRSRGEADAVIDSDWPLRAGAATRAPNAV; translated from the coding sequence ATGAACAGGCCAGCGATAGCAGCGGCGAAGACTGAGCGACTGGGTTTGTTCGATCTCCCGAGCACAGCAGTGATGGTTCCTGCACGCACTCGGGTTGCGGCGATAAAGTCCTCCACCGCAACGGTTATTTCCGCACCCATCACCGTTGGCCCCCTTGCGGCGGGCACTGTGTGTTCACCCCCCGCACGTCTGGTGTTCGCCCCACCACCACCGGCTCAGCTTTTCGCTGGCACGCTCGTGGGGTTCGACACCGAGACCACGGGTATCGACACCGCTACGGCACGAATCGTTACTGCAGCTCTCGTGCATCTAGATCCTTCGGGAGAACAGTTACCAGCGACGCGATCCTGGCTGCTCGACCCGGGGGTCGATATCCCGGCGGAGGCCAGCGCCATCCACGGCATTTCCACCGAACATGCGCGGACTCACGGTAGGCCAGCTGCTCTAGCCATTGCGGAGATAATCGCGGGTCTACGTCAGTGTTGGGCCGCAGGGCATCCCACAGTAATTTTCAACGCCAGCTACGACCTGAGCCTGCTCGACTCCGAAGCCCGGCGGCACGGTCTCACACCGCTCACCGATCTGCCCGAGTGGGCAGAGGCCGTCATCATCGACCCACTGGTAATTGACCGCTTCGTTGATCGGTACCGGCGCGGTAAGAGAACACTCGACGCTGCCAGCGCCGTCTACTCCGTCCCCACCCCCGATGCGCATAACGCTACGGGCGACTCGATCGCAGCAGTAGCCGTGGCCCGAGCGATCGCGCACAAGTATCCGCTCATCAGAAACGCTGGAGCGGAGGCGCTGCGGTCCTCGCAGGTGGAGTGGCAACGTAATTGGGCGATTAACTTCCAGTCTTACCTGCGCTCGCGAGGTGAGGCCGACGCCGTCATTGACTCCGACTGGCCCTTGCGCGCAGGCGCGGCGACCCGAGCACCGAACGCCGTGTGA
- a CDS encoding tetratricopeptide repeat protein — MTSAIPGQQAALSAAFSRAVDLSALKSRASAPPTALGAAAPARSPFVLDVTEEIFGAIVEKSHDVLVIIDLWATWCEPCKQLSPALERVVDSFHGSVLLAKVDVDANPRIAQAFQVQSVPTIVALAQGNPVDAFSGAQPEPQLRTWMTSLVDALRDKLPGIAAAEAGSEDSMDQPEPAQDPRHAAAQDAIEMGDYPAALAAYQAILDAEPANTEVLAALGQVRFLQRVESLTPEVVAEADSDPDNLVVQIAAADYALFLGEAEQAFDRLIAVVARNGEPDRARAREHLVELFALVGTEDALVVKARRKLAAALY, encoded by the coding sequence ATGACCAGTGCGATTCCCGGCCAACAGGCGGCCTTATCGGCCGCATTCTCCCGAGCGGTGGACCTATCCGCCCTGAAAAGCCGTGCGAGCGCGCCACCGACCGCGCTAGGCGCCGCAGCACCGGCAAGATCCCCTTTCGTCCTCGACGTGACCGAGGAGATCTTCGGTGCCATTGTCGAAAAATCCCACGATGTGCTCGTCATCATCGATTTGTGGGCGACATGGTGCGAACCGTGCAAGCAATTGTCACCAGCACTGGAACGCGTCGTCGATTCGTTTCATGGATCCGTCCTGCTGGCGAAAGTTGATGTCGACGCAAACCCTCGAATCGCGCAGGCATTTCAGGTTCAATCAGTTCCCACCATCGTGGCCCTAGCGCAGGGTAATCCTGTTGATGCCTTCTCCGGCGCACAGCCCGAGCCGCAGCTTCGCACTTGGATGACATCTCTGGTGGACGCTTTACGGGATAAATTGCCAGGAATTGCCGCAGCTGAGGCCGGGTCCGAGGATTCCATGGACCAGCCAGAACCAGCGCAAGACCCTCGACACGCGGCGGCCCAGGATGCCATCGAGATGGGCGATTATCCCGCGGCACTAGCCGCCTACCAGGCGATACTCGACGCCGAGCCAGCCAACACCGAGGTGCTGGCAGCACTGGGCCAAGTGCGCTTCCTGCAAAGGGTCGAGTCCTTGACGCCCGAGGTTGTCGCCGAGGCCGATTCCGATCCCGATAATCTCGTTGTGCAAATAGCCGCGGCGGATTATGCCCTCTTCCTGGGCGAGGCTGAACAAGCATTCGACCGACTCATCGCAGTTGTTGCTCGCAACGGCGAACCGGACCGCGCACGCGCCCGCGAGCACCTAGTGGAGCTTTTCGCGTTGGTGGGGACCGAAGACGCCCTCGTCGTCAAGGCTCGTCGTAAGCTGGCCGCGGCTCTGTACTGA
- the glgB gene encoding 1,4-alpha-glucan branching protein GlgB has translation MLGAHPQTDGSTIVRTLRHHAANVELLYDGQELSFEHAYGGIWAVTVPGPVGDYRIRVTYGENEPLVVDDPYRWLPTLGEVDLYLIGEGRHERLWDVLGAHVRTYDTPGGSVTGTSFAVWAPNAAGVRVSGDFDHWTGSGQPMRSLGSTGVWEIFLPDVHPGTRYKFQILGADRVWRDKADPLAFYSEIPPHTASVVFSSEYAWDDATWIDERAKADLLHSPISIYEVHAGSWKMGLSYREMADALIADLDVTAFTHVEFLPLAGHPFAPSWGYQVTSYYASDSRFGSPDDFRYLVDRLHQAGYGVILDWVPAHFPKDAFALARFDGTALYEHADPRRGEQPDWGTYVFDFGRREVRNFLVANALYWLEEFHIDGLRVDAVASMLYLDYSREDGQWLPNEHGGNENLQAVSFLQEVNATVDKRVPGALMIAEESTAWPGVTRPTHLGGLGFHLKWNMGWMHDTLSYLAREPVHRSWHHNEMTFSLMYAFSEQFVLPISHDEVVHGKGSLWGKIVGDDWRKAATLRAYYAHMWAHPGKQLLFMGQELGSPTEWTEAQSLPWHLLDQPLHAGIRQMVGDLNRTYRAFPALYTQDFTPSGFNWIDANDRGGNVLSYLRWGSDGSALVCVLNFSADVHHNYRVGMPFAGTWREAINTDNHVYGGSGVGNGEILASEEAFHGQPASAVLTLPPLGALWLVLTD, from the coding sequence ATTCTCGGTGCGCACCCGCAAACCGACGGCAGCACGATCGTCCGCACCCTGCGGCATCACGCCGCCAACGTTGAGCTGCTGTACGACGGCCAAGAGCTGAGCTTCGAGCACGCGTACGGCGGCATTTGGGCTGTCACCGTTCCGGGGCCTGTGGGCGACTATCGGATCAGGGTGACGTACGGGGAAAACGAACCGCTCGTGGTGGACGACCCTTATCGCTGGCTTCCCACCTTGGGCGAAGTCGACCTGTACCTGATCGGCGAAGGCCGTCATGAGCGTCTCTGGGATGTCCTCGGGGCCCACGTGCGCACCTACGACACGCCTGGCGGTTCTGTCACCGGCACCTCCTTCGCAGTCTGGGCTCCCAACGCTGCGGGCGTGCGCGTTTCCGGCGATTTTGACCATTGGACCGGATCGGGCCAGCCGATGCGCTCGCTTGGGTCCACGGGCGTCTGGGAAATCTTCCTGCCCGATGTCCATCCAGGAACCCGCTACAAGTTCCAAATACTGGGTGCAGACCGCGTCTGGCGAGACAAGGCCGACCCGCTGGCGTTCTATTCCGAGATCCCGCCGCACACCGCTTCGGTGGTGTTCAGCAGCGAGTACGCCTGGGATGACGCCACCTGGATCGACGAGCGCGCGAAAGCCGATCTGCTGCACTCACCCATCTCTATCTACGAAGTCCACGCGGGTTCGTGGAAGATGGGGCTGTCCTATCGCGAAATGGCTGACGCGCTGATCGCCGACCTGGACGTGACGGCCTTCACCCACGTGGAGTTCCTGCCGTTGGCTGGCCATCCGTTCGCCCCGTCATGGGGGTACCAAGTCACGTCGTACTATGCATCCGATTCTCGCTTCGGATCTCCGGACGATTTCCGCTACTTGGTAGACCGGCTTCATCAAGCCGGGTACGGCGTCATTCTCGACTGGGTCCCCGCACATTTCCCCAAGGACGCATTCGCCCTGGCTCGCTTTGATGGAACCGCACTGTACGAGCACGCCGACCCCCGCCGTGGAGAGCAACCCGACTGGGGCACCTACGTTTTCGACTTCGGGCGCCGCGAGGTGCGCAACTTTTTGGTCGCCAATGCCCTGTACTGGCTCGAAGAGTTCCATATCGACGGCCTGCGGGTCGATGCTGTCGCGTCGATGTTGTACCTGGATTATTCGCGCGAAGATGGGCAGTGGCTGCCTAACGAACACGGCGGAAATGAAAACCTGCAGGCCGTGTCGTTCCTGCAGGAGGTCAATGCGACCGTCGACAAGCGAGTACCCGGCGCGCTGATGATCGCCGAGGAATCCACCGCGTGGCCGGGCGTCACTCGGCCGACCCATCTGGGCGGGTTGGGCTTCCACCTGAAATGGAACATGGGCTGGATGCACGACACGCTGTCCTACCTGGCGCGGGAACCGGTGCACCGGTCCTGGCACCACAACGAGATGACGTTCTCGTTGATGTACGCCTTCTCCGAGCAGTTCGTGTTGCCGATTTCCCATGATGAGGTCGTGCACGGCAAGGGCTCATTGTGGGGAAAGATTGTCGGAGACGACTGGCGTAAGGCCGCCACCCTCCGCGCCTACTACGCGCACATGTGGGCTCACCCGGGCAAACAACTGTTGTTCATGGGTCAAGAACTGGGTTCGCCGACGGAATGGACCGAGGCGCAATCCCTGCCCTGGCACCTGCTCGATCAGCCTCTGCACGCCGGTATTCGGCAGATGGTCGGGGACTTGAACCGGACTTATCGGGCCTTCCCTGCGCTCTACACCCAGGACTTCACACCATCCGGCTTCAACTGGATCGATGCCAATGATCGCGGCGGCAACGTGTTGTCCTACCTTCGGTGGGGATCCGACGGGTCCGCGCTGGTGTGCGTCCTGAACTTCTCAGCCGACGTGCACCACAACTACCGGGTGGGCATGCCATTTGCCGGAACGTGGCGCGAAGCCATCAATACCGATAACCACGTGTACGGCGGCTCTGGCGTCGGCAACGGCGAGATCCTTGCGAGCGAAGAAGCATTCCATGGACAGCCAGCCTCAGCTGTGCTGACCCTGCCACCGCTCGGCGCGCTGTGGTTGGTACTCACCGACTAG
- a CDS encoding maltokinase N-terminal cap-like domain-containing protein, translated as MTETTSRLPLDDPALLDLISSWLPHQRWFAGKGGQLGPISIEARAALDTPEWDAGDAADMMRVEHLILRVYTNVGEQMYQLFLGWRHTVSDRLQHSVIGSIGNETVYDALHDAAVSSQLLSRIHASRTWGPITLAAEVDSEFDATAPGLVISGEQSNTSIIFGDTSILKVFRRIEPGQNPDVEIHRALKVAGSKHVAAPQGVLEADVAGVPTTLGFMASFFANSADGWAMACASVRDLLAEGDLRADEVGGDFAAEAHRLGEAVAHVHTDLAAAFGTDHVDASQWQTTLDAMISEARAVAAYVSSVAEHLDGIIATFEAARHVGSAATRQRIHGDLHLGQTLRTLTGWVIIDFEGEPAKPMVERRAKHLLAKDLAGMLRSLDYAAHHLLPGGASDAQQTYRAGEWATRNRHAFLAGYEAVAGEEQLASLHEKALIRAYELDKAVYEVAYEHGNRPSWEPIPLHAIATLIKAGGNA; from the coding sequence ATGACAGAAACTACTTCACGGCTTCCGCTCGACGACCCGGCTTTACTAGATCTGATCAGCAGCTGGCTACCGCACCAACGCTGGTTCGCCGGGAAAGGCGGCCAACTGGGCCCGATCTCGATCGAAGCTCGTGCCGCGCTCGATACTCCGGAATGGGACGCGGGTGACGCCGCTGACATGATGCGGGTCGAGCACCTGATCCTGCGTGTTTATACCAACGTTGGCGAGCAGATGTACCAGCTCTTCCTCGGTTGGCGCCACACTGTCTCCGATCGGTTGCAGCACTCCGTCATTGGCTCCATCGGCAACGAGACGGTGTACGACGCGCTCCATGACGCAGCGGTCAGCTCACAGCTGCTCAGTAGAATTCATGCCTCGCGCACGTGGGGTCCCATTACTCTGGCTGCTGAAGTGGATTCGGAGTTCGACGCTACTGCGCCCGGTCTAGTCATCAGCGGCGAGCAGTCAAATACCTCCATCATCTTTGGAGACACCTCAATCCTGAAGGTCTTCCGGCGAATCGAGCCGGGCCAAAATCCCGACGTCGAGATCCACCGGGCTTTGAAAGTTGCTGGTAGCAAACACGTTGCGGCGCCGCAGGGCGTCCTGGAGGCCGACGTTGCTGGTGTGCCGACGACGCTGGGCTTCATGGCCAGCTTTTTTGCCAACAGCGCGGACGGCTGGGCGATGGCCTGCGCCAGCGTGCGGGACCTCCTCGCCGAAGGTGACCTGCGGGCCGACGAGGTAGGTGGCGATTTCGCCGCTGAGGCTCATCGGCTCGGGGAAGCCGTCGCACACGTCCACACCGACCTCGCAGCCGCTTTCGGCACCGACCATGTAGACGCCAGCCAATGGCAAACGACGCTGGACGCCATGATTTCAGAGGCACGGGCGGTAGCTGCCTACGTTTCCTCCGTCGCCGAACATCTGGACGGCATCATCGCTACATTCGAGGCCGCCAGGCACGTCGGCAGCGCAGCCACCCGTCAGCGTATTCACGGCGATCTGCATCTCGGGCAAACGCTGCGCACCCTGACCGGCTGGGTCATCATCGATTTCGAAGGCGAACCTGCCAAACCCATGGTCGAACGCCGCGCCAAGCACTTGCTGGCAAAAGACCTCGCGGGCATGCTGCGGTCGTTAGATTACGCGGCCCATCACCTGCTGCCGGGCGGTGCCAGCGATGCGCAGCAGACCTACCGCGCCGGTGAATGGGCAACCCGCAATCGGCACGCTTTCCTCGCCGGCTACGAAGCTGTCGCGGGAGAAGAACAATTGGCCAGCCTGCACGAGAAGGCACTTATTCGGGCCTATGAGCTGGATAAAGCGGTCTACGAAGTGGCATACGAACACGGCAACCGGCCTAGCTGGGAACCGATCCCGCTGCATGCCATCGCGACATTGATTAAAGCCGGAGGAAATGCATGA